The following proteins come from a genomic window of Dreissena polymorpha isolate Duluth1 chromosome 1, UMN_Dpol_1.0, whole genome shotgun sequence:
- the LOC127864630 gene encoding fucolectin-like, with the protein MEGWHIVMFSVVQVFLHLQTSAAVNVALGKPAYQTDVEGSYTAGCAVDGNTSPNLITSRSCAHTNSYNTSWWVNLQQIFLIRSVKIFNRNDCCGKRLTNVELYVGFSERGFQSREGFRQGEVGLSHTFELATPVYGQWVRITRNPPFEELTLCEVEVEGVPYSAGSGSRFSVFQGYVHTGTAIDVSKKVGSKLVCASMCVKSKKCISTHYNTATLTCSLFDSLAFKKGDAENDVCAVNSIAITNNSRAQLFGI; encoded by the exons ATGGAAGGCTGGCATATTGTTATGTTTTCTGTTGTTCAAGTGTTCCTTCATTTGCAGACTTCAG CCGCTGTTAACGTTGCCCTTGGTAAGCCTGCCTACCAGACGGATGTTGAGGGCAGCTATACCGCGGGCTGTGCCGTTGACGGGAACACGTCACCGAATTTGATTACGAGTAGGTCGTGCGCACATACAAACTCGTACAACACCTCATGGTGGGTTAATCTCCAGCAGATATTCCTCATCAGAAGTGTCAAGATTTTCAACAGGAATGATTGTTGTG GTAAAAGACTTACGAACGTCGAGCTTTACGTCGGGTTTTCAGAGCGCGGCTTTCAATCACGTGAAGGATTCAGACAGGGAGAGGTCGGTCTTTCACACACGTTTGAGCTAGCTACACCGGTGTACGGACAGTGGGTACGAATCACACGTAACCCTCCTTTCGAGGAGCTTACTCTGTGTGAGGTGGAGGTGGAAGGTGTTCCATATTCTGCAGGAAGCG GCTCTCGTTTCTCGGTCTTTCAAGGATATGTTCACACTGGTACTGCAATCGACGTATCCAAGAAGGTCGGGTCAAAACTCGTCTGCGCATCAATGTGTGTCAAATCAAAGAAATGCATCAGTACCCACTACAacacagcgaccttgacctgcAGCCTGTTCGATTCTCTGGCATTCAAGAAAGGAGACGCCGAAAATGACGTCTGTGCTGTCAACAGTATTGCCATTACAAATAATTCAAGGGCACAGTTGTTTGGGATATAA